The Halobacteria archaeon AArc-dxtr1 region ACGGAGACGATGAAGATGAGGACGAAGAGGACGAGGACGAAGATGACGGAGACGGTGAGGAAGACGAAGAGGATGAAGATGAGGACGAGGACGAAGATGACGGAGATGATGAGGAAGACGAAGACGATGATGGCGAGGATGAAGAAGACGACGAAGAAGACGAGGACGAAGATGACGGAGATGATGAGGAAGACGAAGACGGCGATGACGAAGATGACGGAGATGATGAGGAAGACGAAGAAGACGATGACGAAGATGGCGACGAAGACGAGGGTGAGGGCGACGAAGACGGCGATGACGAAGAAGATGAAGACGAGGGCGAGGATGACGATGAAGACGACGGAGGGGCACCCGGAGACGTCCTCGATGAGTTGTTCGGCTGACAGAGCAGTTCGGCCCGAAACACCTCGTGACGCGATGCCGATGTAGGTGATTTTTTATTTCGGGGCTGCGTCCCGCGGCGTATGCGTCTCGCGTTCGTCTCTTTCGAAACCGTCTTTCACCGCGGTCGGGAGGCGAACCAACGGTTCCAGACCGTCCTCGAACTCCTTCGAGACGGTGGGCACGACGTCCACGTCTTCTGTGCGCGATTCTGGTCAGAGGAGCCCGAAAAAGTCGAACGCGACGGGATCACGTATCACGCGATATCGTCTGGACTCGAGGCCAGAACGAGGTTTCTGCTCCGGCTACCGTTCGCGCTCGCGAAGGCGAAACCGGACGTGATCCACGCAAACGCCGACCGGGCGAGGGACGTGCTGGCGGCCAAGTGGGGCTCCCGACTGAGCCGGGCACCGCTGGTCGTGGAGTGGTACGACGCGACGGGGCGCCGAGACGAGCGGCGCCGGCAGAAAGTCGCGACGTGTGCAGATCGGATCGTCGTTCCCTCGGAGCTGGTCGGCACTCGGACCCGCGAACTCGGCGCGGACGGCAGCCATGTCGAGATCGTCCCGAATCCGATCGAGGTCGACCGGATCCAGGACGTCGAGCCCGACGATCGAATCGACGTCGTCTACGCGCGCCGACTCGACGAGGGTGCGAACTTAGAGAGCCTCCTGCTCGGGCTGGCGGAACTCCGTGGACGCCAGTGGCGGACGGTCATCATCGGCGACGGCCCCGAGCGAGCGACCTACGAGCGGCTGG contains the following coding sequences:
- a CDS encoding glycosyltransferase family 4 protein, which translates into the protein MRLAFVSFETVFHRGREANQRFQTVLELLRDGGHDVHVFCARFWSEEPEKVERDGITYHAISSGLEARTRFLLRLPFALAKAKPDVIHANADRARDVLAAKWGSRLSRAPLVVEWYDATGRRDERRRQKVATCADRIVVPSELVGTRTRELGADGSHVEIVPNPIEVDRIQDVEPDDRIDVVYARRLDEGANLESLLLGLAELRGRQWRTVIIGDGPERATYERLASDLRIDDRVEFVGECSREERLSLYRGAHVFAQTAADCAFPTEMLWALAAGCVGIVEYHVDSSAHELVEGWGRGFRTTSEQELANAILAAGELEHRESDDRFDAYDEDAVRERYLRVYQAVSDS